A part of Paenibacillus sp. 481 genomic DNA contains:
- a CDS encoding RNA polymerase sigma factor, with protein MLRNVSDAEDICQEVFIKALASEWEQVEHLKTWLMRITVNHCLNHLRKNKSRWVKEKLLLLFQREQVEPSVLAIAEQNESEEEWKQRLAKLPDKIRVVVTLRYTNDLPLGDIADILHIPVGTVKSRLNRGLKMMRVILDELEDDLKLAEEYPCKQKILQGKEGAAHEEESQRNRKSLSAVGR; from the coding sequence ATGCTGCGCAATGTCTCAGACGCGGAGGACATATGCCAAGAAGTGTTCATAAAGGCACTCGCCTCGGAATGGGAGCAGGTGGAACATTTAAAAACTTGGCTGATGAGGATAACGGTCAATCATTGCTTGAATCATTTGCGGAAGAACAAGTCGAGATGGGTGAAGGAGAAGCTGCTGCTCTTGTTTCAACGGGAGCAGGTGGAGCCTTCCGTCCTCGCCATTGCCGAACAAAACGAATCGGAGGAGGAGTGGAAGCAGCGCCTCGCGAAACTGCCGGATAAAATCCGAGTGGTCGTAACACTGCGCTATACGAACGATTTGCCGCTAGGCGACATTGCGGATATTTTACATATTCCGGTGGGGACCGTAAAATCTCGCTTGAACCGGGGGCTGAAAATGATGAGGGTCATATTGGACGAGTTAGAGGATGATTTGAAGCTAGCAGAGGAATATCCATGCAAGCAGAAGATATTGCAAGGAAAGGAAGGTGCGGCGCATGAAGAAGAGAGCCAACGAAATCGTAAATCTCTCTCAGCAGTTGGGCGATGA
- a CDS encoding sensor histidine kinase — protein MKNTELKSYMMILAALLFLYTSYQFISHQLFYDRLKTDSITTWGEITARLVEQNPDNEAEIMKVLTRHSSDSSVYQEKGREIFKQYGIYEDLESELFPVLNSHITGHNQSIFWGLLILAFMLFGTSYWQYKLIFHRIKQLTSAAKKIIAGDYSVIINENKEGELAKLAVSFRSMKDMIRKSMTDLLAEKKFLGQMLQDISHQLKTPLSTISIYNEMMLNENLPRQQQVQLLTNNDVQISRMNVLIQNLLKVAKIDARAIQFDKERANLVETIEEVVDRLASMISEHHMSIVWDEPKEIVVVHDKMWMQEAVLNLLKNAIEHSKPGGKIMIQFKDTPIYTELVIQDFGEGIEAHELPHIFERFYKTSGSKKHDSAGIGLALTKAIIEAHDALIKVESEKYAYTKFTITFIKF, from the coding sequence ATGAAAAATACCGAGTTGAAAAGCTACATGATGATACTGGCCGCTCTGTTATTTCTATATACAAGTTACCAGTTTATTTCACATCAGCTGTTCTATGATCGATTGAAGACCGATTCTATTACAACTTGGGGCGAAATTACGGCTAGATTAGTTGAACAGAATCCCGACAATGAAGCGGAAATTATGAAAGTGTTAACACGCCATTCTTCTGATTCGAGTGTGTATCAGGAAAAAGGAAGAGAGATCTTTAAGCAGTACGGAATCTATGAAGATTTGGAGTCAGAGCTGTTTCCCGTTTTAAATAGCCATATTACTGGGCATAATCAATCTATTTTTTGGGGACTTCTGATTCTCGCATTTATGTTGTTTGGGACAAGCTATTGGCAATACAAGCTTATCTTCCATCGCATTAAACAACTTACTTCGGCAGCAAAAAAAATAATCGCTGGGGATTACTCCGTGATCATAAATGAAAATAAAGAAGGGGAACTCGCCAAATTAGCGGTTTCCTTTCGATCCATGAAAGATATGATTCGAAAAAGTATGACGGATCTGCTTGCAGAAAAAAAGTTTTTAGGTCAAATGCTGCAAGATATTTCCCATCAATTAAAAACACCTCTTTCAACGATATCCATCTACAATGAAATGATGTTGAATGAAAACTTGCCCCGCCAGCAGCAAGTTCAATTATTAACCAATAATGATGTTCAAATTTCCAGGATGAATGTCTTGATTCAAAATTTGTTGAAGGTAGCGAAAATCGACGCCAGAGCCATTCAATTTGATAAAGAACGAGCAAATTTGGTGGAGACTATTGAGGAAGTTGTGGATCGATTGGCAAGCATGATCAGTGAGCATCATATGTCGATTGTCTGGGATGAGCCGAAGGAAATAGTCGTTGTGCACGATAAAATGTGGATGCAGGAAGCGGTGTTGAACCTGCTGAAGAATGCGATCGAACATTCCAAGCCCGGTGGTAAGATCATGATTCAATTCAAAGATACACCGATTTACACAGAATTAGTCATTCAAGACTTTGGAGAAGGAATTGAAGCCCATGAACTGCCGCATATCTTTGAACGATTCTACAAAACAAGCGGTTCTAAAAAACATGATTCTGCCGGAATTGGCTTGGCGCTTACCAAAGCCATTATCGAAGCACATGATGCCCTGATTAAAGTTGAGAGTGAGAAGTATGCCTATACAAAATTTACGATTACCTTTATTAAATTCTAA
- a CDS encoding response regulator transcription factor translates to MNKILLVEDDEALGLAIEFSLKNEGYEVVRATSVKEAIHQFDTHPFNLTILDIGLPDGNGYDLCLHFKQQNDTSVIFLTALDEEANVVMGLDIGGDDYITKPFRVKELMSRVKVQLRKQARPGTSSTILTSESIKMDMNQVKVYKNQESIPITNLEYKLLLAFMTNAHKALTRDELLHKITDGDEVFFDENTLSVYIRRLRDKVEDDPKNPQFIVTIRGLGYRWSKDVSHE, encoded by the coding sequence TTGAATAAAATATTGCTTGTTGAAGATGATGAGGCACTTGGTTTAGCCATCGAGTTTTCGTTAAAAAATGAAGGTTATGAGGTTGTCAGAGCAACTAGTGTAAAAGAAGCAATACACCAGTTTGATACTCATCCTTTTAATTTGACTATTCTGGATATCGGTCTTCCAGATGGAAATGGCTATGATTTATGTCTTCATTTCAAACAACAAAACGATACATCGGTTATTTTCCTAACCGCGCTTGATGAAGAAGCAAATGTAGTCATGGGACTGGATATTGGAGGGGACGATTATATTACAAAGCCTTTTCGAGTCAAGGAACTTATGTCTAGAGTAAAAGTGCAATTGCGCAAACAAGCGCGACCGGGAACTTCTTCGACGATCTTAACATCTGAAAGTATAAAAATGGATATGAACCAAGTCAAAGTTTACAAAAATCAAGAAAGCATTCCAATCACGAATTTAGAATATAAGCTTTTGTTAGCTTTTATGACGAACGCCCACAAAGCACTAACAAGAGATGAACTCCTGCACAAAATAACGGATGGAGATGAGGTTTTTTTTGATGAGAACACGTTATCTGTATACATTAGGCGCTTAAGAGATAAAGTTGAAGATGACCCAAAAAATCCACAGTTTATCGTTACGATAAGAGGCTTGGGCTATCGTTGGAGTAAGGATGTGAGTCATGAGTAA
- a CDS encoding ABC transporter permease has product MISNYKQLSSKYLKGNIKRTILTFVGIVLSVALISTIGLFMKGSQLAQIENIKKSHGVSFHVGISKYDEAILNKIKYNPQIASFGLMSQGDIVPSGDISVQMNFADHSAMEFLTYSLVDGNLPANGDEAVVDSWALPYMKGDLQLGDSFELAGKTYKLVGILNNREFTQKNKVARLLTYKRDFAVGEGRILVEINEQANFNEVLDEINSLTDDKHIEINQDLINVLKPGSNEAILAIVIIVVSIVVIATAVVIYNAFQISVVERMKQFGLLRSIGATRKQIRQIVLREAAVLAVIAIPLGIVCSILALAALQFIFLMLLENGAGVSLFHIDWKILLISSIITMMAVLASSYYPAFRAGRISPLLAISSRLAIKKEAIKKQKNSVLKKPLSFPLSLALKNVKRNKNRYTITILSIIISSVLFITFSSIMEFAFSSKYVKDLSTKSDITIYLQPDHDDASVKSQQLLKLLNSLEPLENVSGVYEQDSSIRIHLMDANQSNTTVEDIQLAVGSKHSITIVNHVDENKAKKETELVIKVLVYSFITVVSLIGSLNIINTITISIIIRRKELAALKSIGMSQRDLKKMIIYEALIYGFSGSLQGIFFGCILSYIMYLAVSGISTIEWSIPYGACLITFAAALLISYVSVLIPLRKIQKDNIIDVIREQ; this is encoded by the coding sequence GTGATCAGCAATTATAAACAATTAAGCAGTAAGTATTTAAAGGGGAACATCAAACGAACCATTTTAACCTTTGTTGGAATCGTACTCTCTGTAGCATTAATTTCAACGATCGGCCTTTTTATGAAAGGATCACAACTCGCCCAAATTGAAAATATTAAGAAGTCACATGGGGTTTCTTTTCACGTCGGTATATCAAAATACGATGAAGCGATATTAAATAAAATCAAGTATAATCCCCAGATTGCATCGTTTGGTTTGATGTCTCAGGGTGACATTGTTCCGTCTGGAGATATTTCAGTGCAAATGAATTTCGCTGATCATTCCGCCATGGAGTTTTTAACGTACAGTCTCGTTGATGGAAATTTACCAGCCAATGGTGATGAAGCTGTTGTCGATTCATGGGCGCTTCCTTATATGAAAGGGGATCTTCAGCTCGGTGACTCCTTTGAGTTGGCTGGAAAAACATATAAATTGGTTGGGATTTTGAATAATCGCGAATTTACACAGAAAAATAAAGTGGCCCGCCTATTAACATACAAACGTGATTTTGCTGTTGGAGAAGGCAGAATTTTAGTCGAAATTAACGAGCAAGCGAACTTTAACGAGGTATTAGATGAAATCAATTCACTAACAGATGACAAGCATATCGAGATCAATCAAGATTTGATCAATGTATTGAAACCGGGATCGAATGAAGCGATCTTGGCCATAGTTATCATCGTTGTCAGTATTGTTGTGATCGCGACGGCTGTAGTCATTTATAACGCTTTTCAGATCAGCGTCGTCGAACGGATGAAGCAATTCGGCTTGTTAAGAAGTATCGGCGCTACACGAAAGCAAATTAGACAAATCGTGTTGAGAGAAGCAGCTGTGCTGGCCGTCATCGCCATCCCGCTCGGGATTGTGTGCAGCATATTGGCTCTTGCTGCTCTCCAATTCATATTTTTAATGTTATTAGAAAATGGTGCAGGTGTATCGCTCTTCCATATCGATTGGAAGATTTTATTGATCAGTTCGATCATCACCATGATGGCCGTGCTCGCGTCAAGTTATTATCCGGCTTTTCGTGCAGGCAGAATATCTCCCTTGCTCGCAATCAGCAGCAGGTTAGCAATTAAAAAGGAAGCGATCAAAAAACAAAAGAATTCTGTGCTGAAAAAGCCGCTATCCTTTCCTTTGAGTCTAGCCTTGAAAAATGTAAAAAGAAATAAAAATCGTTATACCATTACAATCTTATCCATCATTATTAGCAGTGTATTGTTTATTACGTTCTCGTCTATTATGGAATTCGCATTCTCATCCAAATATGTGAAAGATTTATCTACGAAGTCGGATATAACGATTTATTTGCAACCTGATCATGATGATGCTTCAGTCAAAAGCCAGCAATTGCTGAAGCTATTGAATTCACTCGAGCCCCTTGAAAATGTATCAGGAGTGTACGAGCAGGACTCCAGTATTAGAATTCATTTAATGGATGCGAATCAATCTAACACGACCGTTGAGGACATTCAGCTGGCGGTTGGATCAAAACACTCGATTACAATCGTTAATCACGTGGATGAAAATAAAGCAAAGAAAGAAACAGAGCTCGTTATTAAAGTGCTTGTATATAGTTTTATTACGGTAGTTTCTTTAATTGGTAGTCTTAATATTATTAATACGATTACAATCAGTATCATCATTAGACGAAAAGAACTGGCTGCGTTAAAATCAATAGGCATGTCACAACGAGATTTGAAAAAAATGATCATCTACGAAGCGCTAATATACGGTTTTTCAGGAAGTTTGCAAGGGATCTTCTTCGGTTGTATACTTTCTTATATTATGTATTTGGCTGTTTCAGGCATCAGCACAATTGAATGGTCCATTCCCTACGGGGCTTGTCTTATAACGTTTGCTGCCGCTTTGTTGATCAGTTACGTTTCTGTGCTAATCCCGCTAAGGAAAATTCAAAAAGATAATATCATTGATGTGATCAGGGAACAATAA
- a CDS encoding ABC transporter ATP-binding protein has protein sequence MEIIRMENVVKSYGEGDNRVDALKGIHLSIQQGEFVSIVGASGSGKSTLLHILGGLDRPSSGQVFIGDNNIYDYTDNELSIFRRRKVGFIFQFFNLIPVLNVQENIALPTLLDDEAVDMTYLDEIIEILGLHERKDHLPSELSGGQQQRVSIGRALINRPHLILADEPTGNLDTRNTKEVMDLLRLTAKKYNQTIVLITHDLTIASASDRVITIEDGNIISDQRLVANKHTAGGE, from the coding sequence ATGGAAATAATACGGATGGAAAATGTGGTGAAAAGTTACGGTGAAGGAGATAACAGGGTAGATGCGTTAAAAGGGATTCACCTTTCAATTCAGCAAGGAGAATTTGTCTCCATCGTAGGTGCTTCTGGCTCTGGAAAAAGTACACTGTTGCACATATTAGGTGGGTTGGATCGACCAAGTTCAGGGCAAGTATTCATTGGGGATAACAATATTTATGATTATACAGATAATGAGCTTTCGATATTCAGAAGAAGAAAAGTCGGGTTTATTTTTCAATTCTTTAATTTGATTCCTGTATTGAATGTTCAGGAAAATATCGCGTTACCCACGTTATTGGATGATGAAGCGGTAGATATGACGTATTTGGATGAAATTATTGAAATTCTGGGGCTTCATGAACGAAAGGATCACTTGCCTTCCGAATTATCTGGTGGTCAACAGCAACGGGTCTCCATCGGCAGGGCGCTTATCAATCGGCCACATTTGATTCTGGCCGATGAGCCTACAGGTAATTTAGATACGCGAAATACGAAGGAAGTCATGGACTTATTAAGGTTAACGGCCAAAAAATACAATCAAACCATCGTATTGATTACGCACGATCTTACGATTGCATCGGCTTCTGATCGGGTTATCACAATAGAAGACGGTAACATCATTTCAGATCAACGGCTAGTTGCGAATAAGCATACGGCTGGAGGAGAATGA
- a CDS encoding lipoprotein BA_5634 family protein encodes MKKIIGFVLVIVIFAGIGFGVKRFVQGPSQLVDGILVISTEKDAIKVKELYKDNSKQTIDYKLKLVTTTKSTKLSEADQKETGQQFDIRYIQYSVVNRSTAEQLVKKGIIRARKDPNSASILSEPVTSIKELSSGQNLYYSMHDAEMINNQIDLNGQMIPVQYVEHQQWIGYSPMDLVIVDDKTYNQLTEPESTLSLIQFQNGRFDYKNKDKINEVLKEIGNVYADSADKVNFVDVQD; translated from the coding sequence ATGAAAAAGATTATAGGGTTCGTATTAGTAATCGTTATTTTTGCAGGCATAGGGTTCGGAGTAAAACGATTTGTACAAGGTCCGTCGCAATTGGTCGATGGAATTCTAGTTATCTCCACAGAAAAAGATGCGATTAAGGTCAAAGAGTTGTATAAAGATAACTCTAAACAAACGATCGACTATAAATTGAAATTGGTTACAACAACAAAATCGACTAAATTGTCAGAAGCAGATCAGAAAGAAACAGGTCAACAATTTGATATCCGATATATCCAATATTCGGTTGTTAATCGATCCACGGCTGAGCAACTTGTCAAGAAGGGAATAATCAGGGCTAGAAAAGATCCTAACAGCGCGTCCATTCTTTCAGAGCCTGTTACCAGCATAAAAGAATTATCTAGTGGTCAGAATTTGTACTACTCTATGCATGATGCAGAGATGATCAATAATCAAATCGATCTGAACGGTCAGATGATACCCGTACAGTATGTCGAACATCAGCAATGGATTGGGTATTCGCCAATGGATCTTGTTATTGTTGATGACAAAACCTACAACCAATTAACCGAACCAGAGTCAACGCTTTCCTTGATCCAGTTTCAGAATGGCCGTTTTGATTATAAAAATAAAGATAAGATAAACGAGGTGTTAAAGGAAATCGGAAACGTCTATGCGGATAGCGCAGACAAAGTAAATTTTGTAGATGTACAAGATTGA
- a CDS encoding ArsR/SmtB family transcription factor, which produces MTSEHEWLLLFEALANPIRLKIIASLHGKRKYVSELAREVGINIYIYTMEPRSYAAFCFTHH; this is translated from the coding sequence TTGACAAGCGAACATGAGTGGCTGTTACTGTTTGAAGCGCTAGCCAATCCGATTCGACTGAAGATCATCGCTTCCTTGCACGGAAAGCGAAAGTATGTTAGCGAGCTTGCCAGAGAAGTGGGCATCAACATTTACATATATACAATGGAACCGCGTAGCTACGCGGCTTTTTGCTTTACACATCATTAA
- a CDS encoding amidohydrolase, with protein sequence MKLFPKKSVTAICVIVSMLFVSACTPKVGEAKQASTVPVSKLSDDVVFKNGTIYTSNQKQDMAEAVAMKDGKITFVGSNKDVQKWINKDTQVIDLQGRFVLPGFVDNHNHLFEAKSPAAGTCSVSPDASLQDQRSYLEECQQEVEPGEWISGTGFSLESLLKDMDMDGESEEQTPLQLLDELFPNNPVVIMEKTSHAVWVNSEALEVAGLYKNRKDPQGGRIIRDPETGEPFGILYDAAGDIVMEKAWNSQPDLFKKNVEGLLDSLDEVAQNGITTVGDGRLYWKRGWLDVWDKVYDDGKLTSRVVLRPWVYPNLNEAEQLEYFKKIKHDDLSSRMLINQVKMYSDGISINSTAKTLDKYKFEWFPGTPYGLNYIPEQKMKWWLTELNKIGYGAFIHTIGDAGVRESLNAIEAAKKDGANHPYTLTHVEMVEESDIKRFAKLGVSADFQVGHDFAEDPNQSWASEYFSNKQMKRMLPLGPIWRTGANVSLSSDWDVNDLNPLVTISNSLSLGKKGLPDVFAAIDAYTIKPAKSLGLDKITGSIEVGKSADIVVLNEDITEMSEAKIANAKVLMTVLQGEVVYYKRK encoded by the coding sequence ATGAAATTATTTCCCAAAAAATCAGTAACGGCTATTTGTGTGATTGTTAGTATGTTATTCGTTTCAGCATGCACACCTAAAGTAGGAGAGGCTAAGCAAGCAAGTACAGTTCCTGTTAGCAAATTGTCTGACGATGTCGTGTTTAAAAACGGCACCATTTATACTTCTAATCAAAAACAAGATATGGCAGAAGCTGTTGCCATGAAAGATGGAAAAATTACATTTGTGGGTTCCAATAAAGATGTACAAAAATGGATTAATAAAGATACGCAAGTCATTGATTTACAAGGGCGTTTCGTCCTTCCTGGTTTTGTGGACAATCATAATCATCTATTTGAAGCCAAATCACCAGCGGCAGGGACTTGTAGTGTATCACCTGATGCTTCCTTACAAGACCAACGTTCGTACTTAGAAGAGTGTCAACAAGAGGTAGAGCCTGGGGAATGGATAAGCGGAACAGGATTTAGCTTGGAAAGCTTACTGAAGGATATGGACATGGACGGGGAATCCGAAGAACAAACTCCATTACAGCTTCTTGATGAGCTGTTTCCGAATAATCCTGTAGTCATTATGGAAAAAACATCGCATGCTGTATGGGTTAACTCCGAAGCACTGGAGGTAGCTGGCCTGTACAAAAATAGGAAAGATCCACAAGGTGGTAGAATTATTCGCGATCCAGAAACAGGCGAACCTTTTGGTATTCTTTATGACGCAGCTGGTGATATCGTAATGGAAAAGGCGTGGAACTCACAGCCAGATCTATTTAAGAAAAATGTTGAAGGTTTATTGGATAGCTTAGATGAAGTTGCGCAAAACGGGATTACAACGGTTGGTGATGGACGTCTATATTGGAAACGTGGTTGGTTAGACGTATGGGACAAGGTATACGATGATGGGAAGTTAACGTCACGGGTCGTACTTCGTCCGTGGGTGTACCCGAACTTAAATGAAGCAGAGCAACTCGAGTATTTCAAAAAGATTAAGCATGACGATTTATCGTCTAGAATGTTGATTAATCAAGTGAAAATGTATAGTGATGGCATTAGTATTAATAGCACAGCGAAAACATTGGACAAATATAAATTTGAGTGGTTCCCAGGAACTCCATATGGTCTGAATTATATTCCAGAACAAAAAATGAAATGGTGGTTGACGGAACTTAATAAGATTGGTTATGGTGCCTTTATTCATACGATTGGCGACGCTGGGGTAAGAGAGAGCTTGAATGCGATTGAAGCAGCCAAAAAAGATGGAGCAAATCATCCATATACACTCACTCATGTGGAGATGGTGGAAGAGAGCGATATTAAGCGTTTTGCTAAATTAGGTGTTAGCGCTGACTTTCAGGTAGGGCATGATTTTGCAGAAGATCCTAATCAAAGTTGGGCAAGTGAATATTTTTCAAATAAGCAGATGAAGCGCATGTTGCCGTTAGGGCCCATTTGGAGAACGGGTGCAAATGTATCCCTTAGTAGTGATTGGGATGTAAATGATCTTAACCCACTTGTCACGATTTCTAATTCATTAAGTCTTGGTAAAAAAGGTTTACCTGATGTATTTGCAGCTATTGATGCTTACACCATTAAGCCTGCCAAATCATTAGGCCTTGATAAGATAACAGGTTCGATTGAAGTCGGTAAATCTGCCGATATTGTCGTATTAAATGAAGATATTACGGAGATGAGTGAAGCGAAAATTGCTAATGCCAAAGTGTTAATGACGGTGTTACAAGGAGAAGTCGTTTACTACAAGCGGAAATAA
- a CDS encoding sigma-70 family RNA polymerase sigma factor, with the protein MPNEDMYQLLLKMKDGDQQAFQTMYEATYRDVYRTVSFLVDHQQDREDIMNEIYMQMWTSLANYDTDRPFHFWLHGLVIRQVQRFRVKGWRRFRIFERVRAFAREESYQDQHTALMDGTNRILSQSIRKLTDKQRTVIILRFFHDYTLEEIANLLDIPLGTVKSRYHAGLQALRKNVWNLPPERMEMINDY; encoded by the coding sequence ATGCCAAACGAAGACATGTACCAATTACTCCTTAAAATGAAAGATGGTGATCAACAGGCGTTTCAAACGATGTATGAGGCCACCTATAGAGACGTCTACCGCACAGTCTCTTTTCTGGTGGATCATCAACAGGATCGGGAAGATATCATGAATGAGATCTATATGCAAATGTGGACTTCACTTGCTAACTATGATACAGACCGTCCTTTCCACTTCTGGCTGCACGGCTTAGTAATCCGTCAAGTGCAGAGATTTCGGGTCAAGGGTTGGCGGAGATTCCGAATTTTTGAACGCGTCCGTGCATTCGCTCGGGAAGAGTCTTATCAGGATCAACATACGGCGTTGATGGATGGAACGAACCGAATATTATCGCAGTCCATACGCAAATTGACCGACAAACAGCGGACTGTCATTATTTTGCGATTTTTTCACGACTATACGTTGGAGGAAATTGCGAATTTGCTCGATATTCCGCTGGGTACAGTCAAGTCCAGATACCATGCTGGCCTACAGGCGCTTCGAAAAAACGTATGGAATCTCCCCCCGGAAAGGATGGAAATGATTAATGACTATTGA
- a CDS encoding phosphotransferase gives MSNDKQEEILTGGNVSNVYRAGDTVRRELKPDSAKVHKLLKHLESKGFTYAPKLLGIDEKGREVLSFIEGEAGNYPVKAYMWSNDVLQEIARILRLYHDAVSDFSMEDSWQSIDNTPQPFEVLCHNDFAIYNIIFNQHRPVGMIDFDVAGPGPRLWDIAYTLYTCVPLSRVYHTETGEAIYYNSLQDASRIKQRVKLFFDSYGEKLEKGFMEMVIRRLEGLCQTIDRKAKEGDMAFQKMIAEGHMEHYLKDIAFIREHGEEWI, from the coding sequence ATGTCAAACGACAAACAGGAAGAAATACTAACAGGTGGGAATGTCTCAAACGTATACCGTGCGGGCGATACGGTTCGACGAGAATTAAAGCCAGACAGTGCCAAGGTTCACAAGCTATTAAAGCATTTGGAAAGCAAAGGTTTCACTTACGCACCAAAGTTATTAGGCATTGATGAAAAAGGGAGAGAGGTTTTATCCTTTATAGAAGGCGAAGCTGGGAATTATCCTGTGAAAGCGTACATGTGGTCTAATGATGTGTTACAAGAAATAGCTAGGATACTCCGTCTCTATCACGATGCTGTGAGTGATTTTTCAATGGAAGACAGTTGGCAGTCCATAGATAACACTCCGCAACCTTTTGAGGTACTTTGTCATAATGATTTCGCCATATATAACATTATTTTTAATCAGCATAGACCAGTAGGCATGATTGATTTTGATGTTGCTGGTCCTGGGCCAAGACTGTGGGACATAGCTTATACGCTTTACACTTGCGTTCCCTTGAGTAGGGTTTATCATACTGAAACAGGCGAGGCTATTTATTACAATTCCTTACAAGATGCTAGTCGTATCAAACAAAGAGTAAAATTGTTTTTTGACTCCTACGGTGAGAAATTGGAAAAAGGATTTATGGAGATGGTTATTCGTCGATTAGAAGGGTTATGTCAAACAATTGACAGAAAAGCCAAAGAAGGCGATATGGCTTTTCAAAAAATGATAGCTGAAGGACATATGGAACATTATCTAAAAGATATTGCATTTATTCGTGAACATGGGGAAGAGTGGATTTAG
- a CDS encoding YdeI/OmpD-associated family protein — protein MTKSRMNPKVDEYLSKATKWKEESEHLRNIVLACELTEQFKWMHPCYTFEGKNIVLIHGFKEYCALLFHKGALLQDTHGILIQQTENVQAARQIRFTNVQEIIEMEAILKAYIYEAIEVEKSGLEVNFKKNTETTIPEEVQTKFDETPALKTAFEALTPGRQRAYMLYFSEPKQAKTRAARVEKYMQQILNGKGLKD, from the coding sequence ATGACAAAGAGTAGAATGAATCCTAAAGTTGATGAATATTTAAGCAAAGCTACAAAGTGGAAAGAAGAATCGGAGCACTTGCGAAATATCGTGCTTGCCTGTGAACTGACCGAACAATTTAAATGGATGCATCCTTGTTACACGTTTGAGGGAAAAAATATCGTGTTAATACATGGATTTAAAGAGTATTGTGCGCTTCTGTTTCACAAAGGTGCCTTGTTACAGGATACCCATGGAATTCTTATTCAACAAACGGAAAATGTACAGGCGGCACGCCAGATTCGGTTCACTAATGTTCAAGAAATCATTGAAATGGAAGCGATCTTGAAAGCGTATATTTATGAAGCCATTGAAGTTGAAAAATCCGGTTTGGAAGTGAATTTTAAAAAGAATACAGAAACTACCATTCCTGAAGAAGTTCAAACTAAATTCGATGAAACCCCTGCCTTGAAAACGGCTTTTGAAGCATTGACGCCCGGACGGCAAAGAGCGTACATGCTTTATTTTTCGGAACCCAAACAAGCCAAAACTCGAGCAGCAAGGGTTGAAAAATATATGCAGCAAATCCTCAATGGTAAGGGATTAAAAGACTAG